In Cicer arietinum cultivar CDC Frontier isolate Library 1 chromosome 7, Cicar.CDCFrontier_v2.0, whole genome shotgun sequence, a single window of DNA contains:
- the LOC101492808 gene encoding cell division cycle 20.5, cofactor of APC complex-like, whose product MDSDGRPFRMLVFRGCPKSNKNSIRHMDVLRQQNATEFQINRNQRIRRKLPQKESKVLDAPEIRNDFFTNTMDWGKNNILAVALGKEMYLWNSVTSDVSQLFKSNNNNYPTSVSWSEDSKYLATGFMHSNLHLYDVVTSKLIRQLEGHSERIAALAWNGNILTSGSHDESIINHDVRARSNVTSQLKGHREAICSLKWSKRGNMLASGGSESLVHVWESKKMNSSNFLHCFKDHSASVKALAWCPYDSSVLASGGGVGDGCIKLWNVQKGTNICSIDTKAEISGLEWNRHQKEILSGHGFSSGVEHNQLCLWEYPSMTKVGTLGTHTSRVLHLSQSPDGLTVVSAGADESLRFWNVFGPPATKTKDNSGLDNVLSMKAMLIR is encoded by the exons ATGGATTCTGATGGGAGGCCGTTTCGGATGTTGGTTTTTAGGGGATGtccaaaatcaaataaaaactcTATTCGTCATATGGATGTGTTGCGACAACAAAACGCTACGGAATTTCAAATCAACCGCAACCAACGTATCCGTCGAAAACTGCCTCAG AAGGAATCAAAGGTATTAGATGCACCAGAAATTAGAAATGATTTCTTTACAAACACAATGGATTGGGGGAAAAACAACATTCTAGCTGTTGCTTTAGGCAAAGAAATGTACCTGTGGAACTCTGTTACCTCTGATGTGTCTCAGTTGTTTAAATCCAATAACAATAATTATCCAACTAGTGTTTCTTGGTCAGAGGATTCAAAGTATTTGGCAACTGGATTTATGCACTCTAATCTTCATCTCTACGATGTTGTCACTTCCAAGCTG ATAAGACAGCTAGAAGGTCATAGTGAAAGGATAGCAGCTCTAGCTTGGAATGGAAATATTTTAACTTCCGGAAGCCATGACGAATCTATAATCAACCATGATG TTAGAGCAAGAAGTAACGTGACTTCCCAGCTAAAAGGACACAGAGAAGCAATTTGCAGTTTAAAATGGTCGAAAAGGGGAAATATGTTGGCAAGTGGTGGTAGTGAAAGTCTAGTCCATGTGTGGGAGTCAAAAAAAATGAACTCATCAAATTTCTTGCATTGTTTTAAAGACCACAGTGCTTCTGTCAAAGCACTTGCTTGGTGCCCTTATGATTCATCTGTGCTTGCTTCTGGAGGCGGCGTGGGCGATGGATGCATTAAGCTATGGAATGTACAAAAGGGAACCAACATTTGTAGCATAGATACCAAAGCTGAGATTTCTGGATTAGAATGGAATAGACATCAAAAGGAGATATTAAGTGGCCATGGCTTTAGTTCAGGTGTAGAACACAACCAACTTTGTTTGTGGGAATATCCATCTATGACTAAAGTCGGAACCTTGGGCACTCATACTTCGAGAGTACTCCATCTATCTCAG AGTCCAGATGGGTTAACAGTTGTTTCAGCTGGAGCAGACGAGTCTCTTCGCTTTTGGAATGTTTTTGGGCCACCTGCTactaaaacaaaagataattcGGGTCTGGATAATGTTTTATCTATGAAGGCAATGCTGATAAGATGA